The Stappia sp. genome window below encodes:
- a CDS encoding ATP-binding protein has translation MTSQITSQVSTFMALSGLAATNALLDDPRPAWVWGDDGKSILWSNPAGAAFFGVRSLAGLADLSGLSRAPARPHIARVAASGAEDRDTTERLRFYRGLRVMLLTCSCRRLALPGGGSGALIIANDAPTAARGAPAATDLVALVDNAALGAAMLFSADGSLAAHVGPLDPPPFDTVRARLQRAKHVPVRTDLPVGDAHHAAAILTLDGGEVLVTLAAQPLPDSAPDTAPGTAPDAGTDERAETQDGDAPDESERPTATPDDTTRDAPAPSRRRGWSAAAGGLFGFASATRFLSPSPSADRPTADAQEANTPPPSVDTTPEETVAASEVPTADVAADMASEPAQETPETPDGGPEAPDVGDAAMASETEPPVDDVPTDVPAETADRTGADAPVTPEAEDASAERVAAPEDTFGTDDDAHGDTPENARAEAPSVADATQDAPEDASEDETSEDQAGDGDAAEPGPDAEDLDAVLSADTADSGFVFAPRGRPVRFAWKMDVDRRFTFLSPEFAEALGPEAADVVGLTWDEVAERFDLDRDGRVAAALKRRDTWSGRSVDWPVSGAALRVPVDMAALPAFDRFRVFEGFRGFGVCRTADAVDDPDALGRSLTREPPAQAGAALTAGLAADVTAPDHGTADETGDDTDGEPGEAHAEPAATEDDRTGDLQAPDERAEGGPDADLFADAGDAPARDVEAADAESVGDDANAGMIAAGADALADDSPTPLADDAPAQPEEHAEDRTEATPDATAGADETDARDDHAAADDDATAHPEADAGEPETAEGVDAADAADAPGEHAEIDAGIEAGGIAADDDGTQDATVDDTPSKTVAETPPATPETPPLTPPAEDPALATSRLSRPEREAFRKIAETLGRTTQAPADATSPDAGGGIERTVDLQAADLQAALETSGEASSETSGETDRDADGQSDEAPASPDAAPDSAPDAANVHRLPLRATGAASGDAADADPDLDPETDMAAGIPDTVRTRLLDRLPVGVAIVAGDLVGYANATLLDLLGFADLRQLNDAGGLDALFAEPEHWPSTVPGAETERTMRLNLADGSTRPVKARLHAVPWNGETALMMSLLDRHDPAQEAALDKLHEVQTALASAEAHLSEMDAVLETATDGVLILDEAAGIVKVNRSAEALFNASRDDMVGEDLTSFLAPESHRDARDYFDGLAKNGVASVLNDGREVIGQVYGGGLIPLFMTIGRVGAAPDGLHYCAVLRDITQWKTAEEELTDAKRQAETASSKKSDFLAKISHEIRTPLNAIIGFSEVMMEERFGPIGNDRYKGYLRDIHNSGSHIMSLINDLLDLSKIEAGKLDLTFEAVSANDIIRECVALMQPQANRERVIIRASLPGSVPSIVADGRSIRQVVLNLLSNAIKFNQPGGQVIVSTALEDSGEVILRVRDTGLGMSQKDLESAMEPFRQLHTARHGGGTGLGLPLTKALVEANRASFRIDSELNQGTLVEITFPPQRVLAE, from the coding sequence ATGACCAGCCAAATCACCAGCCAGGTGAGCACCTTCATGGCGTTGAGCGGCCTCGCCGCGACCAACGCTCTCCTGGACGATCCGCGCCCGGCCTGGGTGTGGGGCGACGACGGCAAGTCCATCCTGTGGTCGAATCCGGCCGGCGCGGCCTTTTTCGGCGTCCGCTCGCTCGCCGGTCTGGCGGATCTGTCGGGCCTGTCGCGCGCGCCTGCGCGTCCGCATATCGCCCGGGTGGCGGCGAGCGGGGCGGAGGATCGCGACACGACCGAACGCCTGCGCTTCTATCGCGGGCTTCGGGTGATGCTGCTCACCTGCAGCTGCCGCCGCCTCGCGCTGCCCGGCGGGGGCAGCGGCGCGCTGATCATCGCCAATGACGCGCCGACCGCCGCCCGCGGCGCGCCCGCGGCCACCGATCTTGTCGCGCTCGTGGACAACGCGGCACTCGGCGCGGCCATGCTGTTTTCCGCGGACGGGTCCCTCGCCGCCCATGTCGGCCCGCTCGACCCGCCCCCCTTCGACACGGTGCGCGCACGCCTGCAGAGGGCCAAGCATGTGCCCGTGCGCACCGACCTGCCGGTCGGCGACGCGCACCATGCGGCCGCCATCCTGACGCTCGACGGCGGCGAGGTGCTCGTCACCCTCGCCGCGCAGCCGTTGCCGGACAGCGCCCCGGACACGGCCCCGGGCACCGCCCCGGATGCGGGTACGGACGAACGCGCCGAGACGCAGGACGGCGACGCGCCGGACGAGAGCGAACGCCCCACGGCGACGCCCGACGACACGACACGCGATGCGCCCGCGCCCTCGCGTCGGCGTGGCTGGAGCGCGGCCGCCGGCGGCCTGTTCGGCTTTGCCAGCGCCACCCGCTTCCTGTCGCCCTCGCCTTCCGCCGACCGTCCGACCGCCGACGCGCAGGAAGCCAACACGCCCCCTCCGAGCGTCGACACCACGCCGGAGGAGACCGTGGCGGCGTCAGAGGTGCCCACCGCCGACGTTGCCGCCGACATGGCGTCGGAGCCCGCGCAAGAGACGCCGGAAACGCCCGACGGCGGACCGGAAGCCCCCGACGTCGGCGATGCGGCCATGGCCTCCGAGACCGAACCGCCGGTGGACGATGTCCCGACGGATGTCCCGGCCGAAACCGCGGACAGGACCGGCGCGGATGCGCCGGTCACGCCGGAGGCGGAAGACGCGTCTGCGGAGCGGGTCGCCGCGCCGGAGGACACATTCGGCACAGATGACGACGCCCATGGCGACACGCCGGAGAATGCGCGCGCCGAGGCGCCTTCCGTCGCCGACGCCACGCAGGACGCGCCCGAGGACGCATCCGAAGACGAGACTTCCGAGGATCAAGCCGGCGACGGCGACGCGGCGGAGCCCGGCCCGGATGCGGAGGATCTCGACGCGGTGTTGAGCGCGGATACCGCCGATTCCGGCTTCGTGTTCGCGCCGCGCGGGCGCCCGGTGCGCTTTGCCTGGAAGATGGATGTCGACCGTCGCTTCACCTTTCTGTCGCCGGAGTTCGCCGAGGCGCTCGGCCCGGAAGCGGCGGATGTGGTCGGGCTCACCTGGGACGAGGTGGCCGAGCGCTTCGATCTCGACCGGGACGGACGGGTGGCCGCCGCGCTCAAGCGCCGGGATACCTGGAGCGGGCGCTCCGTCGACTGGCCGGTGAGCGGCGCGGCCCTGCGCGTGCCGGTCGACATGGCCGCGCTCCCGGCCTTCGACCGCTTCCGCGTGTTCGAGGGCTTTCGCGGCTTCGGCGTTTGCCGCACGGCCGATGCGGTGGACGATCCGGATGCGCTCGGGCGCAGCCTGACCCGCGAGCCGCCGGCGCAGGCGGGGGCCGCCCTGACCGCCGGACTTGCGGCGGATGTGACCGCACCGGACCACGGAACAGCCGACGAGACGGGCGACGATACGGACGGCGAGCCGGGTGAGGCGCACGCGGAGCCTGCCGCGACCGAAGACGATCGGACCGGGGATCTGCAGGCCCCGGACGAGCGCGCCGAAGGGGGGCCGGACGCCGATCTCTTCGCCGACGCGGGTGACGCGCCCGCGAGGGATGTCGAGGCTGCCGACGCGGAGAGCGTGGGAGACGACGCCAACGCCGGCATGATCGCGGCCGGCGCGGATGCGCTCGCGGACGACAGCCCGACGCCTCTGGCGGACGACGCGCCGGCGCAGCCGGAAGAGCACGCTGAAGATCGCACGGAGGCAACGCCGGACGCGACGGCCGGGGCCGACGAGACCGACGCGCGCGACGACCACGCGGCGGCGGACGACGACGCGACGGCTCACCCTGAGGCCGACGCCGGCGAACCCGAGACGGCCGAAGGGGTCGATGCGGCCGACGCGGCAGACGCGCCGGGCGAGCACGCGGAGATCGATGCCGGGATCGAGGCAGGCGGCATCGCCGCCGACGACGACGGGACGCAGGACGCGACCGTCGACGACACGCCCTCCAAAACGGTTGCAGAAACGCCCCCCGCAACACCGGAGACGCCGCCGCTCACCCCGCCGGCCGAAGATCCGGCGCTGGCCACCTCGCGCCTGTCCCGGCCGGAGCGCGAGGCGTTCCGCAAGATCGCCGAAACGCTCGGCCGCACGACGCAGGCCCCGGCCGACGCCACGTCACCGGACGCCGGCGGGGGCATCGAGCGGACGGTCGATCTTCAGGCCGCCGATCTTCAGGCCGCCCTTGAGACGTCCGGAGAGGCGTCCAGCGAGACAAGCGGGGAGACGGATCGGGACGCGGACGGACAGAGCGACGAGGCGCCCGCATCCCCGGATGCGGCCCCGGATTCGGCCCCTGACGCGGCAAATGTACATCGCCTGCCGCTGCGGGCGACGGGCGCCGCGTCCGGCGACGCAGCGGATGCGGATCCGGACCTCGATCCCGAGACCGACATGGCGGCGGGCATTCCCGACACGGTGCGCACCCGCCTGCTCGACCGGCTGCCGGTCGGCGTGGCGATCGTCGCCGGCGACCTCGTCGGCTACGCCAACGCCACGCTGCTCGACCTGCTCGGTTTCGCGGACCTCCGCCAGCTCAACGACGCGGGCGGGCTCGACGCGCTGTTCGCCGAGCCGGAGCACTGGCCGAGCACGGTCCCGGGCGCCGAGACCGAGCGCACCATGCGCCTCAATCTCGCCGACGGCAGCACGCGTCCGGTCAAGGCCCGGCTGCATGCCGTGCCATGGAACGGCGAAACGGCGCTGATGATGTCGCTGCTGGACCGCCACGACCCGGCCCAGGAGGCCGCCCTCGACAAGCTGCACGAGGTGCAGACCGCGCTCGCCAGTGCCGAGGCGCATCTGTCGGAGATGGATGCCGTTCTGGAAACCGCGACCGACGGCGTGCTGATCCTCGACGAGGCCGCCGGCATCGTGAAGGTGAACCGCTCCGCCGAGGCGCTGTTCAACGCCAGCCGCGACGACATGGTCGGCGAGGATCTCACCAGCTTCCTTGCCCCCGAAAGCCACCGCGACGCGCGCGACTATTTCGACGGGCTGGCCAAGAACGGCGTCGCCAGCGTTCTCAACGACGGGCGCGAGGTGATCGGCCAGGTGTACGGCGGCGGCCTCATTCCGCTGTTCATGACCATCGGCCGCGTCGGCGCGGCCCCCGACGGCCTGCATTACTGCGCCGTGCTGCGCGACATCACCCAGTGGAAGACGGCGGAGGAGGAACTCACCGACGCCAAGCGCCAGGCGGAGACGGCCAGCTCCAAGAAGTCGGATTTCCTCGCCAAGATCAGCCATGAGATCCGCACGCCGCTCAACGCCATCATCGGCTTTTCCGAAGTCATGATGGAAGAGCGCTTCGGGCCCATCGGCAACGACCGCTACAAGGGCTATCTGCGCGACATCCACAATTCGGGCTCGCACATCATGAGCCTGATCAACGACCTGCTGGATCTGTCGAAGATCGAGGCGGGCAAGCTCGACCTCACCTTCGAGGCGGTGTCGGCCAACGACATCATCCGCGAATGCGTCGCCCTGATGCAGCCGCAGGCCAACCGCGAGC
- a CDS encoding phasin, with protein MTKSDKTGFEIPDQMREMADQSVEQARKAFDEYMATMRKTIGSVEESAKTVKAGADDFSRTALEYTEEHVAAAFDLAQKMVRAEDPQQMLQLQGEYMRKQMEALGEQVRDLGDKASKTAQQASKAGKP; from the coding sequence GTGACGAAGAGCGACAAGACCGGCTTCGAAATCCCCGATCAGATGCGCGAGATGGCCGACCAGAGCGTCGAGCAGGCGCGCAAGGCGTTCGACGAATACATGGCGACGATGCGCAAGACGATCGGCTCGGTCGAGGAATCGGCCAAGACCGTGAAGGCCGGCGCCGACGACTTCAGCCGCACCGCGCTCGAATACACCGAGGAGCATGTGGCGGCCGCCTTCGATCTGGCCCAGAAGATGGTGCGCGCGGAAGATCCGCAGCAGATGCTCCAGCTGCAGGGCGAATACATGCGCAAGCAGATGGAAGCGCTCGGCGAGCAGGTCCGCGACCTCGGCGACAAGGCCTCGAAGACCGCCCAGCAGGCGTCCAAGGCCGGCAAGCCCTGA
- a CDS encoding phasin translates to MTETKTAAAAPAPKTARAKTAKTTESTVTPFPNFEAFTMPKMEIPSVSREMAEKGIEQARDAYAKFKTMAEEATDMMEDSFETTRRGVLDFNHKAVDNAKTNTDATFQFVKDLFEVKSVADMIELQTSFARSQFETLTAQAKDMQELSTKLGSEMTETVKDAVEKASKDFKAA, encoded by the coding sequence ATGACCGAAACCAAGACCGCAGCCGCGGCGCCGGCGCCGAAGACGGCCCGCGCCAAGACCGCCAAGACGACCGAGTCGACGGTCACCCCGTTCCCGAATTTCGAGGCGTTCACCATGCCGAAGATGGAAATCCCGTCCGTTTCCCGCGAGATGGCGGAAAAGGGCATCGAGCAGGCACGCGACGCCTACGCCAAGTTCAAGACCATGGCCGAGGAAGCCACGGACATGATGGAAGACAGCTTCGAGACGACCCGTCGCGGCGTCCTCGACTTCAACCACAAGGCCGTGGACAACGCCAAGACGAACACCGACGCGACCTTCCAGTTCGTGAAGGATCTGTTCGAGGTCAAGTCCGTCGCCGACATGATCGAGCTGCAGACGAGCTTCGCGCGCAGCCAGTTCGAGACGCTGACCGCCCAGGCCAAGGACATGCAGGAGCTGTCCACCAAGCTCGGCAGCGAGATGACGGAGACCGTCAAGGACGCCGTCGAGAAGGCGTCGAAGGACTTCAAGGCGGCGTAA
- a CDS encoding LysR family transcriptional regulator, whose protein sequence is MSLRRLDLNLLLVFDTVYATRSNTRAAEKLGVTQSAVSNALRRLREHLDDALFERKGGDYVPTPRADRLAPAVRQALQAIETSIDVGQGFDPVTSDRVFSLLLPDSIELQLLPPLISDVVDKGYGIAFRTAPLFNIDIAETLASRRADFAIVPNPIHDAHVTSAYLFDEDVCLVCRADHPEFGAVERFTLKDMPRVRLASLDESLRRTTHTESEMREKQVARTMTCTVTRLWSLPGLVARTDLFAVLPRSMAESLRTAFGLKLFDLPLERPAQQWHLVWHRDCEQDPGHRWMKDRIKDVFATPA, encoded by the coding sequence GTGAGTTTGCGGCGGCTGGATCTCAACCTTCTTCTGGTGTTCGACACCGTCTATGCAACGCGCAGCAACACACGCGCGGCGGAAAAGCTCGGGGTCACACAATCGGCGGTCAGCAATGCGCTGCGACGCCTGCGCGAGCATCTCGACGACGCGCTGTTCGAACGGAAAGGCGGCGACTACGTCCCCACGCCGCGCGCCGACCGGCTGGCGCCGGCCGTTCGCCAGGCCTTGCAGGCCATCGAGACATCGATCGACGTCGGGCAGGGCTTCGACCCGGTGACCAGCGACCGGGTCTTCTCGCTGCTTTTGCCGGATTCGATCGAGCTTCAGCTGCTGCCTCCGCTGATCTCGGACGTCGTCGACAAGGGGTACGGGATCGCCTTTCGCACGGCGCCGCTGTTCAACATCGACATCGCCGAGACGCTGGCGTCGCGGCGCGCCGATTTCGCCATCGTTCCGAACCCCATTCACGATGCGCATGTCACCAGTGCCTATCTGTTCGACGAGGATGTCTGTCTGGTGTGCCGGGCCGATCATCCGGAGTTCGGCGCGGTCGAACGTTTCACGCTGAAGGACATGCCGCGCGTGCGTCTCGCCAGCCTGGACGAGAGCCTGCGCCGCACGACGCACACCGAAAGCGAGATGCGCGAAAAGCAGGTGGCGCGGACGATGACCTGCACGGTGACCCGTCTGTGGTCGCTGCCGGGGCTCGTCGCGCGCACCGATCTCTTCGCGGTGCTGCCGCGCTCGATGGCCGAAAGCCTGCGGACCGCCTTCGGCCTCAAGCTCTTCGACCTGCCGCTCGAGCGCCCGGCGCAGCAATGGCATCTCGTGTGGCATCGCGATTGCGAACAGGACCCCGGCCACCGCTGGATGAAAGACCGGATCAAGGACGTCTTCGCCACGCCCGCCTGA
- a CDS encoding EAL domain-containing protein codes for MVNATQPVPGDEAARLDALRALGIWHTPDDPAFTAIVETAADMLSCPISLVSLIGERAQWFKARVGLQIDGTPRENAFCRHTILQDDMMVVEDARTDPRFRDNPLVTGAPGIRFYAGCPVHADGGHAIGTLCVIDTVPRRAAEVPLHRLRRLATVVEGLLRAYRASATAERQRAAADRRERLLRQIETMAEIGAWRVDVAEGKLTWSEQVFAIHDLPVGDPPGLAEAIAYYPGAEADKVTEAISSALETGEPFFIEATLRTARGRDRRVRFIGEVTGAPPQAGAGPEAETREISGVIQDVTEQHEAERRLWESAHVDALSGLANRARFNMRLAEDLAAAARSGRALALILIDLDGFKQTNDTFGHQAGDEVIRVVSSRLRDWTADEGLCSRIGGDEFAILMTVEADDAALDRRAEDLLRAIRVPIVFSGATLHVGASVGVARAPEDAGTPEDLLRCADMALYRAKRSGRGMVRGYSAEVGTVFDSRRAAVDLVRTAVRTGVLEPHYQPIVHLDSGRIAGAEALARIRTDDGWLGPDVFGAAFQDPDCVRLLDETMFRLVTQDVGAWRSRGLDPGIVSLNVSAARLQAPGFVEDVLQRLRALGIPGGAMRFEIREDVLLSDEPGRIERVFKALGAAGVTILHDDFGSGLASLTRLRDLRIEGVKIGRDYIVGIADNPEGQVIVKAIVDLAHSMGLRMVAEGVEAPADLAFLKKIACRKAQGFLFDPALPAEAFARRLAAPDARAAGDGG; via the coding sequence GTGGTGAATGCAACGCAGCCCGTGCCGGGAGACGAAGCGGCGCGGCTCGACGCGCTTCGCGCGCTCGGCATATGGCACACGCCGGACGATCCGGCCTTCACCGCGATTGTCGAGACGGCGGCGGACATGCTGTCGTGTCCCATATCGCTGGTGTCTCTCATCGGCGAGCGCGCGCAGTGGTTCAAGGCCCGCGTCGGGCTGCAGATCGACGGCACGCCGCGCGAGAATGCCTTTTGCCGTCATACGATCCTGCAGGACGATATGATGGTGGTCGAGGACGCGCGGACAGACCCCCGGTTTCGCGACAACCCTCTGGTGACCGGCGCGCCGGGCATCCGCTTCTACGCCGGCTGTCCGGTTCATGCCGACGGCGGGCATGCGATCGGCACCCTCTGCGTCATCGACACCGTCCCGCGCCGGGCCGCGGAGGTGCCCTTGCACCGGTTGCGCCGGCTTGCGACCGTGGTCGAGGGGCTCCTGCGCGCCTATCGCGCCTCTGCTACGGCCGAGCGCCAGCGCGCGGCGGCGGACCGGCGCGAACGCTTGCTGCGGCAGATCGAGACCATGGCGGAAATCGGCGCCTGGCGGGTCGATGTTGCAGAGGGCAAGCTGACCTGGTCGGAGCAGGTCTTCGCCATCCATGATCTGCCTGTGGGCGATCCGCCGGGCCTTGCGGAGGCCATCGCCTATTATCCGGGCGCGGAGGCGGACAAGGTCACCGAGGCGATCTCCTCGGCGCTGGAGACGGGCGAGCCCTTCTTCATCGAGGCGACGCTGCGCACGGCACGGGGCCGCGACCGGCGCGTTCGCTTCATCGGCGAGGTGACCGGCGCGCCGCCGCAGGCCGGGGCCGGCCCGGAGGCGGAGACGCGCGAGATCAGCGGGGTCATCCAGGACGTCACGGAGCAGCACGAGGCCGAACGCCGGCTCTGGGAAAGCGCGCATGTGGACGCACTGTCGGGACTGGCCAACCGGGCGCGGTTCAACATGCGCCTGGCGGAAGACCTCGCGGCGGCGGCGCGGAGCGGACGCGCGCTTGCTCTCATCCTGATCGACCTCGACGGCTTCAAGCAGACCAACGACACCTTCGGCCATCAGGCGGGCGACGAGGTCATCCGCGTCGTTTCTTCGCGTTTGCGCGACTGGACGGCGGACGAGGGATTGTGTTCGCGCATCGGTGGCGATGAATTCGCGATCCTGATGACCGTCGAGGCGGACGACGCAGCGCTGGACCGGCGTGCGGAAGATCTGTTGCGCGCGATCCGCGTGCCCATCGTCTTCTCCGGCGCGACCCTGCATGTGGGCGCCTCGGTGGGCGTCGCGCGCGCGCCGGAGGATGCAGGGACGCCGGAAGATCTGCTGAGATGCGCCGACATGGCGCTCTACCGGGCCAAGCGCTCCGGCCGTGGCATGGTGCGCGGCTACAGCGCGGAGGTGGGCACGGTCTTCGACAGTCGTCGGGCCGCCGTGGATCTGGTGCGCACGGCCGTGCGCACCGGCGTGCTGGAGCCGCATTACCAGCCCATCGTCCATCTCGACAGCGGCCGGATCGCGGGGGCCGAGGCGCTGGCGCGCATCCGCACCGATGACGGCTGGCTCGGACCGGACGTGTTCGGCGCCGCCTTCCAGGACCCCGACTGCGTGCGGCTTCTTGACGAGACCATGTTTCGTCTGGTGACGCAGGATGTCGGCGCCTGGCGGTCGCGGGGCCTCGATCCCGGGATCGTCAGCCTGAATGTCTCGGCCGCGCGATTGCAGGCGCCGGGCTTCGTGGAGGACGTCCTGCAGCGGTTGCGGGCGCTTGGCATCCCAGGCGGAGCGATGCGCTTCGAGATCCGCGAGGACGTCCTGTTGAGCGACGAGCCGGGACGGATCGAGCGCGTGTTCAAGGCCCTCGGCGCGGCTGGCGTGACGATCCTGCACGACGACTTCGGCTCCGGTCTCGCATCGCTGACCCGGTTGCGCGACCTGCGCATCGAGGGGGTCAAGATCGGCCGGGACTACATCGTCGGGATCGCGGACAACCCCGAGGGCCAGGTGATCGTGAAGGCCATCGTCGATCTGGCGCACAGCATGGGACTGCGCATGGTGGCCGAGGGCGTCGAGGCGCCGGCGGATCTGGCCTTTCTGAAGAAGATCGCCTGCCGCAAGGCGCAAGGCTTTCTCTTCGACCCGGCGCTGCCGGCCGAAGCCTTCGCCCGCCGGCTCGCCGCGCCCGACGCGCGCGCTGCAGGCGACGGCGGCTGA
- a CDS encoding methyltransferase domain-containing protein, with amino-acid sequence MDATTAPEMTQAAAAFDDLLVAAVFRSFARLAADEVAPLRGQRLLDVACGTGVLAQELAARLGDPAGVVGVDANPAMLEIARRGAPEIGWQRADAACLPFEAERFDHVVCQFAVMLFDDPEAALSEMWRVLAPGGALTVLVFDALERNPVYDTIAARYGEWIGPVLSQALRAAFSLGREGDLEAVFRAAGTTAPTIRTHTITARFPSVEALVLSDVKGWFPFSGVTLKQPVIDLIVADMKQALAPHVAADGSLSFPVAAHMARAVRP; translated from the coding sequence ATGGACGCAACGACCGCGCCGGAGATGACGCAGGCCGCCGCCGCTTTCGACGACTTGCTGGTGGCGGCGGTGTTTCGCAGCTTCGCCCGTCTAGCGGCAGACGAAGTCGCGCCGCTGCGCGGGCAGCGGCTTCTCGACGTGGCCTGCGGCACGGGCGTGCTGGCGCAGGAGCTTGCCGCGCGACTCGGCGATCCGGCGGGCGTCGTCGGCGTGGATGCCAACCCGGCGATGCTGGAGATCGCGCGGCGTGGCGCGCCGGAGATCGGCTGGCAGAGGGCGGATGCCGCTTGCCTGCCCTTCGAGGCGGAACGGTTCGATCATGTGGTCTGCCAGTTCGCCGTGATGCTGTTCGACGATCCCGAGGCCGCGCTGTCGGAGATGTGGCGCGTGCTGGCGCCGGGCGGCGCGCTGACGGTGCTCGTCTTCGACGCCCTGGAGCGAAACCCGGTCTATGACACGATCGCCGCACGGTACGGGGAGTGGATCGGGCCGGTCCTGTCGCAGGCGCTGCGCGCCGCCTTCTCGCTCGGCCGCGAGGGCGATCTCGAGGCGGTGTTCCGCGCCGCCGGGACGACCGCGCCGACCATCCGCACGCATACGATCACGGCGCGGTTTCCCTCCGTGGAAGCCCTTGTGCTGTCGGACGTGAAGGGGTGGTTCCCCTTTTCCGGCGTGACGCTCAAGCAGCCGGTGATCGACCTGATCGTCGCCGACATGAAACAGGCGCTCGCGCCGCATGTGGCGGCGGACGGGTCGCTGTCCTTTCCCGTCGCCGCGCATATGGCGCGGGCCGTTCGTCCCTGA
- a CDS encoding GcrA family cell cycle regulator, with the protein MAWTQEREDLLRKLWLQGLSASQIAYVMAGITRNAVIGKAHRMGLPKRSPATSHRPKPRIQRGKPSLALVGSKPAARDNASDVQYRKRYDLELERSAFEIEHSDVSAEDRMTLMTLTSRSCKWPIGDPADPDFHFCSRDADNGRSYCDFHHRLAYQGVRRRRPAATAEQRIEAPLPAIRAAG; encoded by the coding sequence ATGGCATGGACCCAGGAACGCGAAGATCTGTTGCGCAAGCTCTGGCTGCAGGGCCTGAGCGCCAGCCAGATCGCTTATGTCATGGCCGGCATCACCCGCAACGCGGTGATCGGCAAGGCCCACCGCATGGGGCTGCCGAAGCGCTCGCCGGCGACGAGCCATCGTCCCAAGCCGCGTATCCAGCGGGGCAAGCCTTCGCTCGCGCTGGTCGGCAGCAAGCCGGCGGCCCGCGACAATGCCTCCGACGTCCAGTACCGCAAGCGCTACGATCTGGAACTCGAGCGCTCGGCGTTCGAGATCGAGCACAGCGACGTCAGTGCCGAAGATCGCATGACGCTGATGACGCTGACCAGCCGCTCCTGCAAGTGGCCGATCGGCGATCCGGCCGACCCGGATTTCCACTTCTGCAGCCGCGACGCGGACAATGGCCGCTCCTACTGCGATTTCCACCATCGCCTCGCCTATCAGGGCGTGCGCCGTCGTCGTCCGGCGGCAACGGCCGAGCAGCGCATCGAGGCGCCGCTCCCGGCCATCCGCGCCGCCGGCTGA